The following proteins are co-located in the Echinicola sp. 20G genome:
- the pyrR gene encoding bifunctional pyr operon transcriptional regulator/uracil phosphoribosyltransferase PyrR: MQKRLVLDQKQIAITIDRFCHQLIENHDDFDNTVLLGLQPRGTLVLDKIVKRLKEISGHDVPSGYLDATFHRDDFRRRDIPLKANETKINFLIENKKVVLVDDVLFKGRSVRAAMDAMIAFGRPKKVELMVLIDRKYTRDYPVIPNYFGRQVNTLESQYVSVEWASQGFSEDAIWITEKEVKS, encoded by the coding sequence ATGCAAAAAAGACTCGTCTTAGATCAAAAGCAAATTGCCATAACCATAGATCGTTTTTGTCATCAGTTGATTGAAAATCACGATGATTTTGACAATACGGTTTTATTGGGTTTACAGCCCAGAGGGACTTTGGTGTTGGACAAGATAGTTAAGAGGCTAAAGGAAATCAGCGGTCATGATGTGCCTTCTGGTTACTTAGATGCCACTTTTCATCGGGATGATTTTCGAAGAAGGGATATTCCTCTGAAAGCCAACGAGACAAAAATCAATTTTTTAATAGAAAACAAGAAAGTGGTTCTTGTGGATGATGTCCTTTTTAAAGGAAGGTCTGTAAGAGCGGCTATGGATGCGATGATTGCTTTTGGAAGACCCAAAAAAGTAGAGTTAATGGTCTTGATTGACCGGAAATATACAAGGGATTATCCCGTGATTCCTAATTACTTTGGAAGACAGGTAAATACCTTGGAAAGTCAGTATGTAAGTGTGGAATGGGCTTCTCAGGGCTTCTCTGAAGATGCGATTTGGATAACAGAAAAAGAAGTTAAAAGCTAA
- a CDS encoding ATP-binding protein, whose product MKKPETTHKARRKVVVGFLLAIILVMSVSAITYFSLDKLLNTVETLSEPSERLNQLNALLADVYQLDKVKGNFKSDGDTTVAENYIDLIERRLDYLERYANDTAELSHLKKINFNINELVTVYSGLRDVKNNLINRNFSQEALKNLETKIKRQEELNRLQSLGRIRFDHKIRRTNRADSEYTAPKKALNNVDSRNTNLMTEAEMENLRDMFQQFRPRSSADTLSQGIGAASDSVLYTVKQFLLDINYEEQRLRSNLANLEQELTEKNKALIEETQSVISNLQKDAIQEAKQKNNSLYDLAFDVSILLGVLIFVGVVGSSAFIYSILTEINKDESYRVELEKAKERSDNLAKAKQNFLANMSHEIRNPLHAIQGYNDAIKKTSMTKDQEDYVNMVGFAAETLSGIVNDILDLSKLEAGKIAIENHPFDPYQLFNSIRNSFELKAKDKQLDFIWKIDLPEDKWLSGDELRISQILNNLIGNSMKFTEKGKVEVRINFESTGYLSVVVADTGIGMTEDFKQNIFKEFNQGDGSINRRYGGTGLGLAIVKRMLDLLKGKIELESQLGEGTEIKFVVPVELVEAEIAHADEYSTSYDLKGLNILLVDDDPIGLKFAKLLLESNGAHVHDYLGGVSMRDELEEVAFDLALLDIQMPEVSGYEALRILRSKVAYKDLPAIAITANVFAKERDQLEEAGFDEIVLKPFKEDDLIKEIGKILKLEAVQASVVPASKTENGITEGQGYNLVDLKKFCMNDEEMLREVLLDFCTTTSTDLIELDQANQSQNWDSLLEIAHKLGSRLGQLKIKSSILARGLEYDLKEGNTSGAAGMVEKIKDETLLVLDQILEDYQLLSQMS is encoded by the coding sequence GTGAAGAAACCAGAAACCACCCATAAAGCAAGAAGAAAAGTAGTTGTAGGATTTTTGTTGGCCATTATTTTGGTCATGAGCGTAAGCGCGATTACCTATTTCAGCTTAGACAAACTGTTGAATACTGTCGAAACACTTTCTGAGCCAAGTGAAAGACTCAATCAGTTGAATGCTTTGCTGGCGGATGTCTACCAATTGGATAAAGTCAAAGGGAATTTTAAATCAGACGGAGATACTACCGTAGCAGAAAATTATATTGACCTGATTGAAAGAAGGTTGGATTATCTCGAAAGGTATGCCAATGATACTGCAGAGCTGAGTCATTTGAAAAAGATTAATTTCAACATCAATGAACTAGTGACGGTTTATAGTGGTCTAAGGGACGTGAAAAACAATTTGATCAATAGGAATTTCAGCCAGGAAGCCCTCAAGAATTTAGAGACAAAAATAAAGAGACAAGAGGAACTTAATAGACTTCAAAGTTTGGGAAGGATTCGATTTGATCATAAAATTCGAAGAACGAATAGGGCAGATTCAGAATATACAGCTCCGAAAAAGGCGTTAAACAATGTTGATTCACGAAATACAAACCTGATGACAGAAGCTGAGATGGAAAATCTCAGAGATATGTTCCAGCAATTCAGACCAAGAAGTAGTGCTGATACTTTAAGTCAGGGAATTGGTGCTGCATCAGATTCTGTTTTGTACACGGTCAAACAATTTTTGTTGGATATCAATTATGAGGAGCAGAGATTGAGATCTAATTTGGCCAATTTAGAACAAGAATTGACAGAAAAAAACAAGGCGCTGATTGAAGAAACGCAGTCTGTGATTTCAAACCTACAGAAAGATGCCATCCAAGAAGCCAAGCAGAAAAATAACTCATTGTATGATTTGGCCTTTGATGTCTCAATCTTATTGGGAGTACTGATTTTCGTAGGGGTGGTGGGTTCTTCTGCCTTTATTTATAGTATTCTCACTGAGATCAATAAAGATGAAAGCTATCGTGTAGAGTTAGAAAAAGCCAAAGAGCGTTCAGATAATCTTGCGAAGGCCAAACAGAATTTTCTTGCTAATATGAGCCATGAAATTCGTAATCCACTCCATGCCATTCAAGGGTATAACGACGCCATTAAAAAGACTTCCATGACCAAAGATCAGGAAGATTATGTGAACATGGTAGGATTTGCCGCGGAAACACTTTCTGGAATTGTTAATGACATTTTGGATTTGTCCAAACTAGAGGCAGGTAAGATTGCTATCGAAAATCACCCTTTTGACCCTTATCAACTTTTTAATTCTATAAGAAATTCATTTGAATTGAAAGCAAAAGATAAACAACTTGATTTTATCTGGAAGATTGATCTTCCTGAGGATAAGTGGCTTTCAGGGGATGAGTTGAGAATCAGTCAAATACTGAATAATTTGATTGGTAACTCCATGAAATTTACCGAAAAAGGTAAGGTGGAAGTCCGAATTAATTTTGAATCAACAGGGTACTTATCTGTAGTAGTTGCAGATACGGGGATTGGAATGACGGAAGACTTCAAGCAGAATATATTCAAGGAATTTAATCAAGGTGATGGTTCAATTAACAGGAGGTACGGCGGTACAGGCTTAGGCTTGGCTATTGTCAAAAGGATGTTAGATCTGCTCAAAGGTAAGATTGAACTGGAGAGTCAATTAGGAGAAGGCACAGAGATTAAATTCGTCGTGCCTGTTGAGTTGGTGGAGGCAGAAATTGCACATGCGGATGAATACAGTACTTCTTATGATCTTAAAGGTTTGAATATATTGTTGGTGGATGATGATCCAATAGGCTTAAAGTTTGCCAAGCTATTGCTGGAGAGCAACGGTGCCCATGTGCATGATTATTTGGGAGGAGTGTCCATGCGGGATGAGTTAGAAGAGGTAGCATTTGACTTGGCTTTACTGGATATCCAAATGCCAGAGGTCAGTGGTTATGAAGCTTTGAGAATTTTGCGCTCCAAAGTAGCATATAAAGATTTGCCTGCGATTGCCATTACGGCCAATGTATTTGCAAAAGAACGTGACCAACTGGAGGAAGCAGGCTTTGATGAAATTGTCTTAAAGCCATTTAAGGAAGATGATTTGATCAAGGAAATAGGTAAAATTCTAAAACTGGAAGCTGTACAGGCCAGCGTAGTACCTGCCTCAAAGACAGAAAATGGTATTACGGAAGGGCAGGGTTACAACCTAGTGGACCTGAAGAAATTCTGCATGAACGATGAAGAAATGTTGAGAGAGGTTTTGTTGGATTTTTGTACTACCACTTCAACAGATTTGATTGAACTCGACCAGGCCAATCAATCTCAAAATTGGGATTCATTGTTGGAAATTGCACATAAGCTGGGCAGCAGGCTTGGCCAATTAAAGATAAAGTCTAGCATTTTGGCTAGGGGTTTGGAATATGACCTCAAGGAAGGGAATACTTCTGGAGCAGCAGGTATGGTAGAAAAGATTAAGGATGAAACCCTATTGGTCTTGGATCAGATTCTTGAAGATTATCAGTTGCTCAGCCAAATGAGCTAA
- a CDS encoding sigma-54 dependent transcriptional regulator produces MSKEKILLIEDDLTYSKIIKNFLEKNEYEVDKTTKIAEAFNMMEKAAYDLVITDYRLPDGTGMEVLESIVHQKKKTRVILITNYSDIRTAVRSMKLGAFEYISKPVNPDELLATVQEALKSTPSRESTEIIPSKPKNSSSSRSTLAEDNSHYVVGKSPEALQLEQYISLVAPTEMSVVVLGESGTGKEFISKRIHEKSKRSNGPFVAIDCGALSKELAGSELFGHVKGAFTGALDNKTGHFEMANGGTIFLDEIGNLSYEVQIKLLRAIQERKIRKIGGTKDIPIDVRIIVATNEDLSNVAKSGEFREDLYHRLNEFSLKSSPLRERGADLFHYSDIFLQDANESLGKSIKGFNSDVKEIFERYSWPGNLRELKNIIKRAVLLSSDDYIQKEALPVDLLLPENSSSNNSGTKDLKSSFEVQEKAMIIKTLNDVKHNKSKAAKILNIDRKTLYNKIEKYGID; encoded by the coding sequence ATGTCCAAGGAAAAGATACTTCTTATAGAAGATGATTTAACATATTCAAAAATCATTAAAAATTTCCTCGAAAAAAACGAGTATGAAGTAGATAAGACGACCAAAATCGCGGAGGCCTTCAACATGATGGAAAAGGCTGCCTACGATCTTGTGATCACTGATTACCGACTTCCTGACGGTACCGGCATGGAGGTATTGGAAAGTATTGTTCATCAAAAAAAGAAAACCAGAGTAATTTTGATTACCAATTACTCAGATATAAGGACAGCCGTCCGTTCTATGAAGTTGGGAGCTTTTGAATATATTTCTAAGCCAGTTAATCCGGATGAATTGTTAGCTACCGTACAAGAGGCTTTGAAATCCACACCTTCCCGGGAGAGTACTGAAATAATTCCATCTAAGCCTAAGAATTCATCTAGTTCCCGATCAACTCTTGCAGAAGACAATAGTCATTATGTGGTGGGTAAAAGTCCTGAAGCGCTTCAATTAGAACAATATATTTCGTTGGTTGCCCCTACAGAAATGAGTGTAGTTGTTTTGGGAGAAAGTGGCACAGGCAAGGAATTTATTTCAAAACGAATTCACGAAAAATCCAAAAGAAGTAATGGGCCATTTGTAGCCATCGATTGTGGCGCTTTATCAAAAGAACTTGCAGGAAGTGAACTCTTTGGGCATGTGAAAGGAGCCTTTACAGGGGCATTAGACAATAAGACAGGACACTTTGAAATGGCTAATGGAGGAACTATTTTCTTGGACGAAATAGGAAATCTAAGCTATGAAGTTCAGATCAAATTGTTACGAGCTATTCAAGAGAGGAAAATAAGAAAAATAGGAGGCACTAAAGATATCCCCATTGATGTAAGAATCATTGTTGCTACCAATGAAGACCTATCCAATGTCGCCAAAAGTGGGGAATTTAGAGAAGACCTTTACCACAGGCTAAATGAGTTTAGTTTAAAATCAAGTCCTCTAAGAGAAAGAGGCGCAGACCTTTTTCACTATTCTGACATCTTTCTTCAAGATGCCAATGAATCTTTGGGCAAATCCATTAAAGGGTTCAACAGCGATGTGAAAGAAATATTTGAGAGATATAGTTGGCCAGGCAATTTAAGAGAGCTTAAGAATATAATTAAAAGAGCTGTATTGCTTTCAAGTGATGATTATATACAAAAAGAAGCTTTACCTGTGGATTTACTTTTACCTGAAAACTCAAGTTCTAATAATTCAGGCACAAAAGATCTAAAGTCTTCATTTGAAGTTCAAGAAAAAGCCATGATCATAAAGACTTTAAACGATGTAAAACACAATAAATCCAAGGCTGCAAAAATCTTAAATATTGACCGCAAAACACTTTACAACAAAATAGAGAAATACGGCATAGACTGA
- a CDS encoding aspartate carbamoyltransferase catalytic subunit translates to MQQLSTKHLLGIKGLTADDIQLIFETADNFKDVINRPIKKVPSLRDITIANVFFENSTRTKLSFELAEKRLSADVINFSSSNSSVKKGETLVDTVNNILSMKVDMVVMRHSSPGAPHFLSKNISANIVNAGDGTHEHPTQALLDAFSIREKLGDVAGKKIAIIGDILHSRVALSNIFCLQKLGAEVMVCGPVTLLPKYISSLGVKVEYDVKKALEWCDVANVLRIQLERQQIKYFPSLREYSLYYGVDKKMLDQLDKEIVIMHPGPINRGVELNSDVADSEHSIILNQVENGVAVRMAVLYLLAGVK, encoded by the coding sequence ATGCAACAGCTAAGTACCAAACATTTATTGGGTATCAAAGGATTAACAGCAGATGATATCCAGTTGATTTTCGAAACTGCTGACAATTTTAAAGATGTTATCAATCGCCCGATCAAAAAGGTGCCTTCCTTAAGGGATATCACCATTGCCAATGTTTTCTTTGAAAACTCCACTAGAACAAAACTTTCCTTTGAACTAGCAGAGAAAAGGCTTTCTGCGGACGTTATCAACTTTTCTTCCAGTAATAGTTCGGTAAAAAAAGGGGAGACCTTAGTGGATACTGTCAACAATATCCTAAGTATGAAAGTGGACATGGTGGTGATGAGGCATAGCAGCCCTGGAGCACCCCATTTCCTTTCAAAGAATATTAGTGCCAATATCGTCAATGCAGGAGATGGGACACATGAGCACCCTACCCAAGCATTGTTGGATGCCTTTTCCATCAGGGAAAAATTGGGTGATGTGGCTGGCAAAAAGATAGCGATTATTGGAGATATTTTGCATTCAAGAGTAGCACTTTCCAATATATTCTGCTTACAGAAGCTGGGAGCAGAAGTAATGGTTTGTGGCCCGGTGACTTTGCTTCCCAAATACATTTCCAGTTTAGGAGTGAAAGTGGAATATGATGTGAAAAAAGCATTAGAGTGGTGCGATGTAGCCAATGTCCTTAGGATCCAATTGGAGAGACAACAAATCAAATATTTCCCTTCCCTACGCGAGTATTCACTTTATTATGGGGTGGATAAGAAGATGTTGGATCAGCTGGACAAGGAAATTGTCATTATGCACCCAGGACCTATCAATAGAGGCGTGGAGCTTAATTCCGATGTAGCGGACAGTGAACATTCTATTATTCTCAATCAGGTTGAGAACGGTGTCGCAGTCCGGATGGCTGTGCTCTACCTTCTTGCAGGAGTGAAATAA
- the murI gene encoding glutamate racemase, protein MTASSPIGIFDSGIGGLTVARAIKKVLPNEQLIYFGDTAHLPYGDKSTASIQAYSVKIADVLLKANCKMILIACNSASTAAFELVKAYVASRATVFDVIEPVVEYVKVHHQGKKVGLIGTKQTVNSGVYRHKIEAINKSIIFKALATPLLAPMVEEGFHNNDISEAIIKTYLDDEELEGVDALILGCTHYPLIKPQIDGIYQGKVEVIDSSEMVAEATKKYLEEKGLLNIGEKAKDRFLVSDYTPSFENTTKLFFGKEVNLEKYPLWE, encoded by the coding sequence ATGACAGCATCATCTCCCATAGGGATTTTTGACAGTGGAATTGGCGGTCTGACCGTAGCTAGGGCCATCAAAAAGGTATTGCCCAATGAACAGCTTATTTATTTTGGCGATACAGCCCACTTACCTTATGGAGACAAAAGTACTGCTTCTATTCAAGCTTACTCGGTTAAAATAGCTGATGTGTTGCTCAAGGCCAATTGTAAGATGATATTGATAGCCTGTAATTCCGCTTCAACGGCTGCATTCGAGCTGGTGAAAGCCTATGTGGCTTCAAGGGCTACTGTCTTTGATGTAATCGAGCCAGTTGTGGAATATGTAAAAGTCCATCATCAGGGAAAGAAAGTAGGACTGATAGGGACTAAGCAAACGGTAAATTCAGGAGTTTACAGGCATAAAATTGAAGCCATAAATAAAAGTATAATATTTAAGGCACTGGCCACTCCTCTTCTTGCTCCTATGGTTGAGGAAGGGTTTCATAATAATGATATTAGCGAAGCGATTATTAAGACATACTTGGATGATGAGGAGCTGGAAGGAGTAGATGCCTTGATTTTGGGGTGTACACACTATCCATTGATCAAGCCTCAGATAGACGGAATCTATCAAGGCAAGGTGGAAGTGATAGATAGCTCGGAAATGGTAGCAGAGGCTACGAAGAAATACCTTGAAGAAAAAGGGCTTTTAAATATTGGAGAAAAAGCAAAAGATCGTTTTTTGGTTTCTGATTATACCCCATCTTTTGAAAATACTACCAAGCTTTTTTTCGGTAAGGAAGTTAATTTGGAGAAATACCCCCTTTGGGAATAA
- a CDS encoding amidophosphoribosyltransferase → MSDQIKHECGIAMIRLRKPLQYYIDKYGTPLYAANRLYVLMQKQINRGQDGAGIANIKINSKPGTRYISRYRSIDPQAVNSIFAKVSKKFKKAKKQGGDDGLNDADWIKDNVAFSGEVWLGHLRYGTHGENSIETCHPFLRQNNWRSRNLVMAGNFNMTNVEELFGKLVELGQHPKEKTDTVTVMEKIGHFVDEENQRIFNKYKGQYTNHEITEVIERELDVARILRRSCRDFDGGYAMAGIIGNGASFVVRDPSGIRPAYYYADDEIVVIASEKPAIKSAFNIDYNAIQEIQPGHALIVNKDGSYGEHEIIPALEKKSCSFERIYFSRGTDPDIYRERKQLGKALIPQILKAIDFDLKNTVFSYIPNTAETAFLGLIEGLEDYLSTKRREILLEGKPHLGDIEELLNFRPRVEKLVNKDVKLRTFITNDNDRDVMVANVYDTTYEVIRPGVDTIVVLDDSIVRGTTLEKSILTTLDKLNPKRIIVVSSAPQIRFPDCYGIDMSKMKEFIAFRAALKLLEETGQDYILDEVYEKCVANPTSKENYVKEVYNRFTPQEISNKIAEIITTDQIKAEVKVIYQTVENLNRSCPDHLGDWYFTGDFPTAGGMRVVNKSFVNFREGKAVRAY, encoded by the coding sequence ATGAGCGATCAAATTAAACACGAATGCGGCATAGCCATGATCAGGCTCCGCAAACCTCTTCAATATTACATTGATAAGTATGGAACCCCTTTGTATGCAGCTAACAGACTTTATGTCTTGATGCAGAAGCAAATCAACAGAGGGCAAGATGGAGCAGGTATTGCAAACATTAAAATTAATAGCAAGCCTGGAACCCGTTACATCAGTAGGTATAGGTCGATCGATCCACAGGCAGTTAACTCAATTTTTGCTAAAGTTTCCAAGAAATTCAAAAAAGCGAAGAAACAAGGCGGTGATGATGGGTTAAATGATGCTGATTGGATCAAGGACAATGTGGCCTTTTCTGGCGAAGTTTGGCTAGGGCATTTAAGGTATGGTACGCATGGAGAGAATAGTATTGAAACATGCCACCCGTTTTTGAGGCAAAATAATTGGAGAAGTAGGAATTTGGTGATGGCGGGAAACTTCAATATGACAAATGTTGAAGAGTTATTTGGTAAGTTGGTTGAGCTTGGCCAGCACCCAAAAGAAAAAACAGATACAGTGACCGTGATGGAAAAGATTGGTCATTTTGTAGATGAAGAGAACCAAAGGATTTTCAACAAATACAAGGGACAATACACGAATCATGAAATTACGGAAGTGATCGAAAGAGAGCTGGATGTGGCCAGGATTCTTAGGAGGTCTTGTAGGGATTTTGATGGTGGATATGCCATGGCAGGGATCATTGGAAATGGGGCTAGCTTCGTGGTGAGAGATCCTTCAGGAATCAGACCCGCCTACTATTATGCAGATGATGAAATTGTAGTAATTGCATCTGAGAAGCCAGCGATCAAGTCTGCTTTCAACATAGATTATAACGCTATTCAAGAAATTCAGCCTGGACATGCCTTGATCGTGAACAAGGATGGCTCATATGGAGAGCATGAGATTATTCCAGCATTAGAGAAGAAATCTTGTAGCTTCGAAAGGATTTATTTTTCAAGGGGAACTGACCCTGATATTTACAGAGAGCGTAAGCAATTGGGTAAAGCGCTTATCCCACAGATTCTCAAAGCAATTGACTTTGATCTTAAAAATACCGTATTTTCTTATATTCCTAACACAGCCGAGACCGCTTTCTTAGGATTGATTGAAGGTCTTGAAGATTATTTGAGTACCAAAAGACGTGAAATACTATTGGAAGGTAAACCTCATTTGGGAGATATAGAGGAATTGTTGAATTTCCGTCCAAGGGTAGAAAAATTGGTGAACAAAGATGTCAAATTAAGGACTTTCATCACAAATGACAATGACCGTGATGTGATGGTTGCCAATGTTTATGACACTACTTATGAAGTGATCCGTCCAGGTGTGGATACTATCGTGGTTTTGGATGACAGTATTGTAAGAGGGACTACTTTGGAGAAAAGCATTTTGACTACTTTGGATAAATTAAATCCTAAACGCATCATCGTGGTTTCTTCTGCCCCTCAAATTAGATTCCCTGATTGCTACGGTATAGATATGTCCAAAATGAAAGAATTTATTGCTTTTAGAGCGGCATTGAAGTTGTTGGAAGAGACGGGTCAGGACTATATTCTGGATGAGGTATATGAGAAGTGCGTTGCCAATCCGACCTCAAAGGAAAATTACGTCAAAGAAGTTTACAATAGATTTACTCCTCAGGAGATATCCAATAAGATTGCTGAGATCATCACCACCGATCAGATAAAAGCAGAGGTGAAGGTGATTTATCAAACTGTAGAAAACCTTAACAGGTCTTGCCCAGACCATTTGGGAGACTGGTATTTTACTGGTGACTTTCCTACTGCAGGGGGGATGAGGGTCGTGAATAAATCCTTTGTTAATTTTAGAGAAGGAAAGGCCGTAAGGGCCTATTAA
- a CDS encoding cystathionine beta-synthase: MIYNSIIETIGNTPLIRLNKVNKGIKGQIYVKVEYFNPGNSMKDRMAIKMVEDAEKEGLLKPGGTIIEGTSGNTGMGLALAGIAKGYKCIFTMADKQSKEKIDVLKAMGAEVVVCPTNVSPDDPRSYYSVAKKLNNDIPNSFYPNQYDNLSNWKAHYETTGPEIWKDTEGKITHYAAGVGTGGSMSGTSKYLKEQNANVISVGIDTYGSVFKKYKETGEFDENEIYPYLTEGIGEDILPKNVDFSVIDHFVKVTDKDAAVMTRRLSREEGLFVGWSCGSAVHGALEYAKENLKEDDVMVIILPDHGTRYLGKIYNDDWMRNHGFLEDTSFGTARDIITSRNGSYELVVAQKGDKVKSAIELMNEKSVSQIPVMDNGQVIGSITDNKLLSKIIVKPNLKDATVEEVMEDSMKFVALDSTLDVLSSMVDKDKAVLVRDDLHQIHIITKHDILGAITK, translated from the coding sequence ATGATTTATAATTCCATCATAGAAACCATTGGAAATACTCCTTTGATCCGTTTGAATAAAGTCAATAAAGGTATCAAAGGCCAGATCTACGTAAAAGTGGAATATTTTAACCCTGGTAATTCTATGAAAGACAGGATGGCCATCAAAATGGTCGAGGATGCAGAGAAAGAAGGATTGCTCAAGCCAGGAGGTACCATTATTGAAGGAACCAGTGGAAATACCGGAATGGGGCTTGCCTTGGCAGGAATAGCCAAAGGATACAAGTGTATTTTTACCATGGCGGACAAGCAATCCAAAGAAAAAATAGATGTGCTGAAAGCTATGGGAGCAGAGGTAGTGGTATGTCCTACCAATGTGTCTCCTGATGACCCTAGGTCTTATTATTCAGTGGCAAAAAAACTAAACAACGACATACCGAATTCCTTTTACCCCAATCAATATGATAACCTGTCCAATTGGAAGGCGCATTATGAAACCACTGGGCCAGAAATTTGGAAAGATACTGAAGGCAAAATCACCCATTACGCAGCAGGTGTAGGTACAGGAGGGTCAATGAGTGGTACTTCTAAATACCTCAAAGAACAAAATGCTAATGTGATCTCAGTGGGAATCGATACTTATGGTTCTGTCTTTAAAAAATACAAAGAAACGGGAGAGTTTGATGAAAATGAAATATACCCTTATTTAACAGAAGGGATAGGGGAGGATATCTTACCCAAGAACGTTGATTTTTCTGTGATTGACCATTTTGTGAAAGTGACAGACAAGGATGCTGCGGTAATGACCAGAAGATTGTCAAGGGAAGAGGGTTTGTTTGTGGGTTGGTCATGTGGTTCTGCCGTTCATGGAGCTCTAGAATACGCCAAAGAAAACCTGAAGGAAGATGATGTGATGGTGATTATATTGCCAGACCATGGTACGCGTTATTTGGGGAAAATATATAACGATGACTGGATGAGAAATCATGGCTTCCTTGAAGACACTAGCTTTGGGACAGCCAGAGATATAATCACAAGTAGAAATGGAAGCTATGAGTTAGTGGTAGCTCAAAAAGGAGATAAGGTAAAAAGTGCCATAGAGCTTATGAATGAGAAAAGCGTGTCTCAAATACCAGTGATGGACAATGGCCAAGTGATCGGTAGTATCACGGATAATAAGCTTTTGAGTAAAATTATTGTCAAACCAAATCTGAAAGATGCAACAGTTGAGGAGGTGATGGAGGATTCAATGAAGTTCGTGGCCCTCGATAGTACCTTGGATGTACTTTCTTCTATGGTGGATAAGGATAAGGCGGTGTTGGTTAGGGATGATTTACATCAAATTCACATTATTACTAAACATGATATCTTAGGTGCCATAACAAAATAA